A genomic segment from Neobacillus sp. YX16 encodes:
- the sufB gene encoding Fe-S cluster assembly protein SufB → MAKKMPEIGDYKYGFADKDVSIFRSKRGLTSDIVKEISKLKNEPQWMLDFRLKSLEHFYKMPMPQWGGDLAPLNFDEITYYVKPSEKSEKSWDEVPEEIKATFDKLGIPEAEQKYLAGVSAQYESEVVYHNMKVELEDLGIVFKDTDSALRENEDIFREHFGKTIPPTDNKFAALNSAVWSGGSFIYVPKGVKVDTPLQAYFRINSENMGQFERTLIIVDEGAHVHYVEGCTAPVYTTNSLHSAVVEIVIKKDAYCRYTTIQNWANNVFNLVTKRAVCDANATMEWIDGNIGSKLTMKYPAVILKGEGARGMTLSIAIAGKGQHQDAGAKMIHLAPNTSSTIVSKSISKHGGKVTYRGVVHFGRKADGARANIECDTLIMDNQSTSDTIPYNEILNDNISLEHEAKVSKVSEEQLFYLMSRGISQQEATEMIVMGFIEPFTKELPMEYAVEMNRLIKFEMEGSIG, encoded by the coding sequence ATGGCGAAAAAAATGCCGGAAATCGGTGATTATAAATACGGTTTTGCCGATAAGGATGTTTCCATATTTCGTTCAAAGCGTGGTTTGACAAGTGATATTGTAAAAGAGATTTCAAAATTAAAAAACGAACCGCAGTGGATGCTTGACTTCCGTTTGAAATCACTTGAGCACTTTTACAAAATGCCGATGCCGCAATGGGGCGGAGATTTAGCTCCGTTAAACTTTGACGAAATCACTTATTATGTAAAACCATCTGAGAAATCTGAAAAATCATGGGATGAAGTCCCTGAAGAGATTAAAGCAACGTTTGATAAGCTTGGTATTCCTGAAGCAGAGCAAAAGTACCTTGCAGGTGTATCTGCTCAGTACGAATCTGAGGTTGTATACCATAACATGAAGGTAGAACTTGAAGATTTGGGTATTGTTTTTAAAGATACTGATTCTGCTTTAAGAGAGAATGAAGATATCTTCCGTGAGCATTTTGGAAAAACGATTCCTCCGACAGATAACAAGTTTGCTGCACTAAACTCCGCAGTATGGTCAGGTGGTTCATTTATTTATGTTCCAAAAGGAGTTAAAGTAGATACTCCGTTACAGGCTTATTTCCGTATTAACTCTGAAAATATGGGACAATTTGAGCGTACGTTAATCATTGTGGATGAAGGCGCGCATGTTCATTATGTAGAAGGCTGTACGGCACCTGTTTATACAACAAACTCACTTCACAGTGCAGTTGTTGAGATTGTTATTAAAAAAGATGCTTATTGCCGTTATACAACGATTCAAAACTGGGCAAACAATGTCTTCAATCTTGTTACAAAGCGTGCTGTTTGTGATGCGAATGCGACAATGGAATGGATTGATGGTAACATCGGTTCTAAATTAACGATGAAATATCCTGCTGTTATTCTTAAAGGCGAAGGCGCACGTGGAATGACGTTATCCATTGCCATTGCTGGTAAAGGTCAACACCAGGATGCTGGAGCAAAGATGATTCACTTAGCTCCTAACACATCTTCAACCATTGTTTCAAAATCGATTTCTAAGCATGGCGGTAAAGTAACCTATCGCGGTGTCGTTCACTTCGGACGTAAAGCCGATGGTGCACGTGCGAATATCGAATGTGATACATTGATTATGGATAATCAGTCAACTTCTGATACCATTCCATACAATGAAATCTTAAACGACAACATTTCTCTTGAACATGAAGCTAAGGTTTCTAAAGTGTCAGAAGAGCAGCTCTTCTACTTGATGAGCCGTGGTATTTCACAACAAGAAGCTACTGAAATGATTGTTATGGGCTTCATTGAGCCATTTACAAAGGAATTACCAATGGAATATGCCGTTGAAATGAATCGTCTCATAAAGTTCGAGATGGAAGGTTCTATCGGTTAA
- the sufU gene encoding Fe-S cluster assembly sulfur transfer protein SufU, which yields MSSNLDALYRQVIMDHYKKPRNRGLLEDGSHTINMNNPTCGDRIQLTFKVEDGIVKDVRFEGEGCSISMSSASMMTQAIKGKKVEEAIRLSKIFSDMIQGKDYDEDVDLGDIEALQGVSKFPARIKCATLAWKAMEKGLTEEEQQ from the coding sequence ATGTCTTCTAATTTAGATGCACTCTACCGTCAAGTTATTATGGACCATTATAAAAAACCACGAAACCGCGGACTTTTAGAGGATGGCAGTCATACCATCAATATGAACAATCCTACTTGTGGCGACCGGATTCAATTAACCTTTAAGGTTGAAGATGGGATCGTTAAGGATGTACGTTTCGAAGGTGAAGGCTGCTCCATTTCTATGTCATCTGCTTCAATGATGACACAAGCCATAAAAGGGAAGAAAGTGGAGGAAGCTATCAGGCTTTCAAAGATTTTCTCTGATATGATTCAAGGTAAGGATTATGACGAGGATGTTGACCTAGGTGATATTGAAGCACTTCAAGGGGTCTCTAAATTTCCAGCTAGAATCAAATGTGCTACGCTTGCGTGGAAAGCAATGGAAAAAGGGTTAACTGAAGAGGAACAACAATAG
- a CDS encoding cysteine desulfurase — translation MNVLDIRRQFPILDQEVNGKPLVYLDSSATSQKPIQVIETVEKYYKEINSNVHRGVHTLGTRATDAYEGAREKVRKFINAKSTQEVIFTRGTTTALNTVAASYAAENLNVGDEIVITYMEHHSNIIPWQQVAKRTGAVLKYIPLQEDGTISLDDVQATITANTRVVSVMQVSNVLGVINPVKEIARIAHENGAIMVVDGAQSAPHMKIDVQDLDCDFLAFSGHKMCAPTGIGVLYGKKHLLEKMEPIEFGGEMIDFVHLQESTWKELPWKFEAGTPIIAGAIGLGAAIDFLNEIGLDNIAQHEHKLAAYALEKMSSVPGMTIYGPLDAAKRAGLVTFNISDVHPHDVATVLDAEGIAVRAGHHCAQPLMKWLKASATARASFYLYNTEDDIDKLVEGLVKTKEYFSDVF, via the coding sequence ATGAATGTCTTAGATATTCGTCGTCAATTTCCTATTTTAGATCAAGAAGTAAATGGAAAACCGCTTGTCTATTTGGATAGCTCAGCTACTTCACAAAAGCCAATCCAAGTGATAGAGACAGTGGAGAAATATTATAAAGAAATCAATTCCAATGTCCATCGTGGTGTCCACACGCTCGGAACACGCGCGACAGATGCTTACGAAGGGGCACGGGAAAAGGTTCGAAAGTTTATTAATGCGAAATCAACTCAAGAGGTCATCTTTACCCGGGGCACAACAACAGCTTTAAACACAGTTGCAGCGAGCTATGCAGCTGAGAACTTAAACGTTGGTGATGAGATTGTCATTACGTACATGGAGCACCACAGCAACATCATTCCTTGGCAGCAGGTAGCAAAGCGGACGGGAGCAGTTTTAAAATACATCCCGCTTCAAGAAGATGGAACGATTTCACTTGATGATGTTCAAGCAACCATTACAGCCAATACACGTGTTGTTTCTGTTATGCAGGTATCGAATGTGCTTGGTGTCATTAATCCGGTTAAAGAAATTGCAAGAATTGCCCATGAAAATGGAGCTATTATGGTAGTAGATGGGGCGCAAAGTGCACCCCATATGAAAATAGATGTTCAAGATTTAGATTGTGATTTCTTAGCTTTTTCTGGACATAAGATGTGTGCTCCAACTGGTATCGGAGTTTTATATGGCAAGAAACATTTGTTAGAAAAAATGGAACCGATTGAGTTCGGCGGAGAAATGATTGATTTTGTACATTTACAGGAATCAACATGGAAAGAACTGCCGTGGAAGTTTGAAGCCGGAACACCGATCATTGCAGGTGCAATTGGTCTTGGTGCCGCAATTGATTTTTTAAATGAGATTGGCTTAGATAATATTGCACAACACGAGCATAAGCTTGCAGCGTACGCATTGGAAAAAATGTCTTCTGTTCCTGGAATGACGATTTATGGACCATTAGACGCTGCGAAACGTGCAGGTCTTGTTACCTTTAATATTAGCGATGTACATCCACATGATGTTGCAACTGTTCTCGATGCAGAAGGCATTGCTGTCCGTGCAGGACATCATTGTGCACAGCCATTGATGAAATGGTTAAAGGCATCTGCAACTGCTCGTGCAAGCTTTTATTTATACAACACAGAAGACGATATTGATAAGCTAGTTGAAGGACTTGTGAAAACAAAGGAGTATTTCAGCGATGTCTTCTAA
- the sufD gene encoding Fe-S cluster assembly protein SufD — MTTETNLSFDKDFVRSFSKEMNEPAWMEEFRVNAFELSENLPMPRPDKTKIDKWNFTQFDNHTVKSEVFTSLAGLPEEVKALIGDEAAAKNLYIQRNQTPAYISLSEELKAQGVIFTDIFTAVREHSELVQKYLLTEAVKTDEHRLIAFHAALINGGAFLYIPKNVEIKEPIHSIYLHDDAEANLFNHVIVVADDYSSVTYVENYLSTIESANGVYNIVTEVIAKAGAKVQYGAVDTLAKGITTYVNRRGSAGRDARIEWALGLMNEGNTISENTTNLVGDGAYGDTKTVVVGRGEQTQNFTTKVVHFGKNTEGYILKHGVMKDSASSIFNGIGHILHGASKSNAEQESRVLMLSEKARGDANPILLIDEDDVTAGHAASVGRVDPVQLYYLMSRGIPKKEAERLVIHGFLAPVVNQLPIEGVKKQLTSVIERKVR; from the coding sequence ATGACAACAGAAACGAATTTATCATTTGATAAAGATTTTGTTCGTTCCTTTTCAAAAGAAATGAACGAGCCCGCTTGGATGGAGGAATTTCGTGTAAATGCATTTGAGCTTAGCGAAAACCTTCCAATGCCAAGACCAGATAAAACAAAAATTGATAAGTGGAATTTCACTCAATTTGATAATCATACTGTAAAAAGTGAAGTCTTCACATCACTTGCTGGGCTTCCTGAAGAAGTAAAAGCATTAATAGGTGATGAGGCTGCTGCTAAGAATTTATATATTCAGCGAAATCAAACACCTGCGTATATTTCTTTGTCAGAAGAATTAAAAGCGCAAGGTGTTATTTTCACAGATATCTTTACTGCCGTTCGTGAACATAGCGAGCTTGTGCAAAAATACTTGTTAACAGAAGCTGTTAAAACAGACGAACATCGACTAATTGCCTTCCACGCAGCACTTATAAATGGTGGAGCATTCTTATACATTCCTAAAAATGTTGAAATCAAAGAACCAATCCATTCTATTTATTTACATGATGATGCTGAAGCGAACCTTTTCAATCATGTTATTGTCGTTGCAGATGATTATAGCTCTGTTACCTACGTAGAAAACTATCTATCAACGATTGAATCTGCCAATGGTGTATATAATATTGTGACGGAAGTGATTGCAAAAGCTGGTGCTAAGGTTCAGTACGGTGCTGTTGATACCCTTGCGAAGGGCATAACAACATATGTGAATCGTCGTGGATCTGCTGGGAGAGATGCTCGAATTGAATGGGCACTTGGTTTAATGAATGAAGGAAATACCATTTCAGAAAATACCACTAACCTAGTTGGTGATGGTGCTTATGGTGATACCAAAACCGTTGTTGTTGGACGTGGCGAACAGACACAAAACTTTACAACAAAGGTTGTTCATTTTGGTAAAAACACAGAGGGTTATATTTTAAAACATGGTGTCATGAAGGACAGTGCTTCATCTATTTTTAATGGAATTGGCCATATCCTGCATGGTGCATCAAAATCGAATGCGGAACAGGAATCACGTGTACTTATGCTCAGCGAAAAGGCACGTGGAGATGCGAACCCGATTCTTCTTATTGATGAAGATGATGTTACAGCTGGTCACGCTGCATCAGTCGGTCGTGTAGATCCTGTACAGCTATACTACCTAATGAGCCGTGGAATTCCGAAAAAAGAAGCAGAACGTCTTGTTATTCATGGTTTCCTAGCACCGGTAGTGAATCAGCTACCAATTGAAGGAGTTAAAAAGCAGTTAACTTCTGTCATTGAAAGGAAAGTACGATAA
- the sufC gene encoding Fe-S cluster assembly ATPase SufC: MAGSTLTIKDLHVEIDGKEILKGVNLEIKGGEIHAIMGPNGTGKSTLSSAIMGHPKYEVTSGNITLDDQNVLEMEVDERARAGLFLAMQYPSEINGVTNADFLRSALNSRLGEGNEISLMKFIRKMDKQMEYLEMDLDMAQRYLNEGFSGGEKKRNEILQLMMLEPKIAILDEIDSGLDIDALKVVSKGINQMRGEEFGCLVITHYQRLLNYITPDYVHVMMQGRIVKSGGPELAQRLEAEGYDWIKQELGIEDETVGQEA; this comes from the coding sequence ATGGCTGGATCAACATTAACGATCAAAGATTTACATGTAGAAATTGATGGGAAAGAAATTTTAAAAGGTGTAAACCTTGAAATAAAAGGTGGAGAAATTCACGCAATCATGGGACCGAATGGTACTGGTAAATCTACTTTATCTTCTGCTATTATGGGTCACCCGAAATATGAAGTAACGAGCGGAAATATTACTCTAGACGATCAAAACGTTCTTGAAATGGAAGTAGACGAGCGAGCTCGTGCTGGCCTATTTTTAGCGATGCAATACCCAAGTGAAATTAACGGAGTCACAAATGCGGATTTCTTACGTTCTGCCCTTAACAGCCGTCTTGGAGAAGGTAATGAAATTTCATTAATGAAATTTATTCGCAAAATGGATAAGCAGATGGAATACCTTGAAATGGATCTTGATATGGCACAACGCTATTTAAATGAAGGATTTTCAGGTGGAGAGAAGAAGCGTAATGAAATTCTCCAATTAATGATGCTTGAGCCAAAAATCGCCATTTTAGACGAAATTGACTCTGGATTAGATATTGATGCCCTTAAGGTTGTTTCAAAAGGAATCAATCAAATGCGTGGAGAAGAATTTGGCTGTTTAGTTATTACTCACTATCAACGACTTTTAAATTATATCACTCCTGACTATGTGCACGTTATGATGCAGGGACGTATTGTGAAATCAGGCGGACCTGAACTAGCACAACGCTTAGAAGCAGAAGGATATGACTGGATCAAGCAAGAGCTCGGAATCGAAGATGAAACAGTTGGGCAAGAAGCGTAA
- a CDS encoding MetQ/NlpA family ABC transporter substrate-binding protein: MKKAFSLIIIALVALALTACGGAKNDTADNAGEEGNKKLVVGASAVPHAEVLEAAKPLLKEKGIDLEVQVFQDYILPNVALRDKELDANYFQTPGYLELQMEENKDFDFVSVGGIHKEPIGIYSKKYKSLNDLPKGAKIIMSDSLSDHGRILPIFEKEGLIKLKEGVGASARVEDIVENPKDLDFSTLIEAKLLASSFDSGEGDAVVINTNYALEGGIDIGKYGIAFEGDDVVPANLVVVRSEDKDREEIKTLVEVLQSEEINKFLQEKYQGAVIPGE; the protein is encoded by the coding sequence ATGAAAAAAGCATTTAGTTTAATTATCATTGCGTTAGTAGCACTTGCCCTCACAGCTTGCGGTGGTGCTAAAAACGATACTGCAGATAACGCAGGAGAAGAAGGAAACAAAAAGTTAGTTGTTGGAGCATCTGCTGTACCGCATGCGGAAGTGTTAGAAGCGGCAAAACCTTTATTAAAGGAAAAAGGCATTGATCTAGAAGTGCAAGTTTTTCAAGATTATATCCTGCCAAACGTAGCGTTAAGGGATAAAGAACTCGACGCAAACTATTTTCAAACACCAGGGTATTTAGAACTGCAAATGGAAGAAAATAAAGATTTTGATTTTGTAAGTGTTGGTGGAATTCATAAGGAACCAATCGGAATTTATTCAAAAAAATACAAAAGCTTAAATGATCTTCCAAAAGGTGCAAAAATTATTATGAGTGATTCACTAAGTGACCATGGACGTATTTTACCTATTTTTGAAAAAGAAGGATTAATTAAGCTTAAAGAAGGCGTTGGAGCGAGTGCAAGAGTTGAGGATATTGTCGAAAATCCAAAGGACCTTGATTTCTCAACTCTAATTGAAGCAAAACTATTAGCTTCTTCTTTCGATAGCGGTGAAGGCGATGCGGTCGTTATTAATACGAACTACGCATTAGAAGGCGGTATTGACATTGGAAAGTATGGCATCGCATTTGAAGGCGATGATGTTGTGCCCGCAAACCTTGTTGTCGTTCGCTCTGAGGACAAAGACCGCGAAGAAATTAAAACACTTGTAGAGGTTTTACAATCAGAGGAGATTAATAAATTCCTGCAAGAAAAGTACCAAGGTGCTGTTATACCAGGAGAATAA
- a CDS encoding methionine ABC transporter permease: MANFTEMVKWTQLLEATRETLYMTSISVLTTFILGLVLGLLLFLTGKGNMWENRGVNVIIAGFVNIFRSIPFIILIVLLIPFTKLLVGTMLGANAALPALIIGAAPFYARMVEIALREIDKGVIEASQSMGATHGHIIFKVLIPESLPALISGLTVTAISLVGFTAMAGVIGAGGLGHFAYLEGFQRNRPIVTLVATIAILILVFIIQFIGDYFTKKTDKR; the protein is encoded by the coding sequence ATGGCTAACTTTACGGAAATGGTAAAGTGGACTCAATTATTAGAAGCCACACGTGAAACCCTTTATATGACTTCCATTTCAGTCCTTACTACATTTATTTTGGGATTGGTGCTTGGTCTGCTATTATTTCTAACAGGTAAAGGTAATATGTGGGAAAATAGAGGTGTAAATGTTATTATTGCTGGATTTGTTAATATTTTCAGGTCCATACCCTTTATTATCTTAATTGTATTATTAATTCCTTTTACAAAATTATTGGTTGGAACTATGCTTGGTGCAAATGCAGCGCTGCCTGCCTTAATTATTGGCGCAGCTCCTTTTTATGCAAGAATGGTGGAGATTGCTCTTAGGGAAATCGATAAAGGTGTTATTGAGGCATCACAATCAATGGGAGCAACACATGGTCATATTATTTTTAAAGTATTAATACCGGAATCTTTGCCAGCATTAATTTCAGGGCTTACGGTTACAGCTATTTCACTAGTAGGCTTTACAGCAATGGCTGGGGTAATTGGAGCAGGGGGACTTGGTCATTTTGCCTACCTTGAAGGTTTTCAGCGCAATAGACCTATTGTTACGTTAGTTGCAACGATTGCCATTTTAATTTTGGTTTTTATCATCCAATTTATTGGAGATTATTTTACAAAAAAAACAGATAAACGATAA